The segment ACGTGGCCAATTGAAGAATAAACTGCACGACTACATTTTAGGCGCTCGTTTCGAAATTAGCATAATCGTGCGAAATGTGTGACTTTAATTTCTCCCGCTAGCAACCCCTTTTTTTGCGATGCGAATTTCCCTGGGCTATTTTTCCACCCCGTGTGCCGTTTTGCTCGCCCTCAAAGCGGCACGGATCTGTTTCGGTTTGAGGCGCAGCGCACAGTATTGTTGGTGGAGTAGCTGTTTTCGGAGCATTTCTGAAATGAATAAACGTATTCCGCAAACGCACCGTGAAAGTGTACCCCAAATCTGAAGGTCTCAAGCGATGCGCTCTgtcaaatgaaattaaatagcAAATGTTCCTTACCTGTTAACGTTGCAGGCTGTTGGGATGCTAAAGAAGGTTGAGCAGTTGAGTTTgatttgtgttgctgttgaacCTTGTTGCTAGTTTACCTTACACCGTGCCACTAACTAGCACACTAATAAAAGCTATCTACAGGATCAAACAAtatgagataaaaaaaaaacttcaaaataACACCAACCGACAACCAGCCATCAAACTCAGCTCAGGCTCGTGAAGCGACTGATTGATTAATGATTTCGAGATTCGGTCCTTTGTCGTGGCGCTGCTTTCGCACCCCCTTCTCCAAACCAGCACTCCAGAGCATCGGTGACGCTGTCAAGCGGCGGGTGAAGTTGCTGCGGCCAAACATGAAACCaaattgtttggttttgttcggCGAAGCTAATACCGACACGCGCGAAAGACAAGCGTTAATgttcaaacgcaaacgcagAGAAAGTGGGTAAGTAAGGTGGGGAGGAGTAGTGGCTATTTTTCTCACATCGTGCGTTTTCCCTTTGCCGTTCTGGCAGCGTGAGACACTCGGCAACCCGCATTAGGATTTCGTGCAGCTTGTGATGAGCGAAAGAGTTCGTTTTCGCCGACCGGCTCGGCTCATCGTTAGCACGTGTGCAAGCGGGGAAGTGAGTTgcagggagggagagagagagagagtggcgAAGAGATTTTTATCATTCCTCGGATTCATTGAAGCCACAAACCACAACCCTCGCGGCCCTGCCGCTGCTACTTCTTCCCCCATTGCACGCCGAAGGGAAGTGAAGAAGACTGGTGATTATAATGTTGCCGCATTTACACCGCACTGCACTTAATTTATTAGTTTTTGACACTTCGGCCCAACACGTCACCGCCAACCCCTGCAATATgcctctgtgtatgtgtgtgtgcgtgcgttagTGCAAGAGGCACGACAGATAGATATGGGTTAAAGCCGAGCGGTTCTTTCTAACGAGCCGCGCGCGTCCCCAAAGACCCTCCCGTGATCAAGAGATGCCGCCACAGTTGCCTCTTTGCCCTTCCTTTGCCCCACCGGCTGACTACTTTGCCGGTGCCGCCGGACGGTAAGTGTTTATTTTATGAAGACACGGCACGTCAAACACACAGAGCCGGTCGAGCGTGCGAGCCATGCGGTCGTGGACGATCGTGTATGCAGTTCACTGCTGCCGCCGCGCTGCAACACTGTGTAAGTTTATAGGTTCGCCAAATTTTACACGCATTAGCATTTGGCAGTACACATGCTGCACACAAGCACTGCTGATGGCAACGTTTGTTTACCGTTTGGTGTCGACTGGTGTTGCGTTTCATgtatctttcgttgagatgcATTCACACGAATCTTCAGCGAATCAATTTCGATTCGAATCGCCATTGATTTATGAATCTATAAAGATGAATGCAAAGATTCCTAAATCTCCAAATATTAACGATTCTGTAAAGATTTATGAATGTCCAATGATTTAGGAATCTCTGAAGATTCGCGAATCTCCAAAGATCCATGATTTTATAATgaatcatgaatctcaaaagttttatgaatctttgaagatagTTGAATCGTAACAAGGACTGATTATCCGACGGCATGGTATTTGCTATGAAGTCTCAAGAGCCTATTTAAGTtggcatgaccacgtaggaTGTTACGCCgagaagaagaataacaaTAAGCTAAATCGCTAGTAATTTTTTGGGAGTCATTAATCCttagagatttatgaatcttatgagattcatatattttttaagattcacgaatctcatGAATAAATAACAAGAAGCTCAATTTCTAGACATCTTTTGAGATTCCTGAATTCCTAGAGATTCTTGAATCTGCATATATTCATAtatcttttgagattcatgaatcttacaATACGCGAATCTTTGAAATTAATGCATCTTATCAACCGAAATTCAGAATCATTGAATCTTTAGAAAGaatgattcagattcatgaatctgaatgaatctttgaaataaTGAATCTGCATCTCGGTTGGAAAGATTTATGACTctcaaaaaaatcatattttttaaagattcatgaatctgcaGGGATTTATACATCTTTAAAGATTCATATAGCTTGAGTTTCTTACTATTCTTCTTGacgtaacaacctacgtggtcatgcaagcctatacaggcttttgagacttcttggcaagtacCACGAAGCctgatagtttgttttgcttctggggagacggtccatgcgaggcttgaacccacgacgggtaTGTGGTTAATCACTGTACCATGTGATCGtgcaaattaaatattttaaaaattcaacttATCTAAAGACtcatgaatccttggagatgtATAAATCCTCAGGGTTTCATAAATCCTTGGAGATACATCATTCTTTAGAGATTTTtaaatccttggagattcatCAATCTTCATAGATGCATGAATCTTTagatatttttgattttttggagATTCGATTCGAGATTCAAATCACTCATCGCTCAACGAAAGATCCATAAAATCCAACACTAGTGTGGAGCGTGTGACAAGTTCGGGCGAGACTTCAGTGAGGCATGTACCCGTTCGCTGCTTAGCATTTCATTGCCAAACGAAGAATGTAATGATCTTTgaagttttgtgtgtgcgtatgttgaTTTGGGTCTTATCTATCCACTTTAAGCTGTGGGATGCGAAACGAGGTAGGTTCATTTTTCATCCGTGTCAACAACACACTTTTCCTACATTTCAAAgcaggaggggaggggggggagctCTACGGTTTAACGGGGcatcaatttgcataaaagaAAAGCTAGCACATACGCACGCATGTCAAACAAAAGCAGCTTTTCGagcagcaaacgcaaacgAGGATGATGATTGATGCGACGACGAAGGTCTCCGTATTTTTCGCATCGCGACGACGGAAAATACGACCCCGGGCCCGTTGCAAATCGAACGCGCGGTACATCATCGCGAGAAGTAATTGATTACGAGCGTTGTGTCTTCAACATGCCCTGGTCCAATTAGCTCATCAACTAGCGCCCCGCATTGCATTGATTCGAGAATGGGGCAAATAAGGGATTCGCTCCGTGCGATGGGCGGGTTTTCCTTGCCTCGGTTAATGGTCGGCCAAGATTGATGGGTTCGGGAGTGCCCGCGTGCGCCTTTGATTGTGCGCCAGCTCGTTGGATGTCGCTTCCGAGCTTGGAGCAACGTCCAACACCAGTACTCGCCCTAACTAACTCACCTGTGCTGGGAAAACCGGCCACTTTCCATTCGGTGCTACTTAATCCACAGTGATATTGGAACGCATTTCTCGACGAaggaaataaaaccaactccaaCGCCAAGCAGCTGGGTGTCATTTACGTGTATATTTACGATCCATCGATAGGTTTGTTTTTACGTGAAATGTACTCATTCCCGTcgagaaaatgtttttttttgtgttgttgctgcgcgCCTCCCTTCTCCATAATTAATTAAACGAACTGATGCAACTGTGGGAACTGTGGGAGGGGACAGCTCAGGATCAATGACGGTTAGACGAATGGGAGGGACGGGGGAATGGgagtgataataataataataatggtaATAAAATAGTACctacaaataataataataataataataataaaaagagagATAGCAATCTGGGCGCCAGCGTTGTGACCGGTTGTGACGTAGTCACATTGATCCCCCTGGAGGACTCCATAACGTCCGCCCCAACTGTGTATCtcaatacgcacacacacacacacataaactgCCGCGCAACAGTGGCAGATAATTTTATAATAGTGCTTAcatatgttgtgtgtgtgtgtgtgtttgttttttacaatattttttttcgcttccgcTATCGTCTCGTCGAATTTTGTAATTTAAGTTGTTTAAGTTAAAGTTAGTTCAAATACATTACACCCTTTAATGCTCGCCTGCTCCGTAACGCCGTACTCgcgttgcctttttttctgttttgttgtttttttttaacacatttttgtttgtttgtttttgttctgtttctgCACGACGGACTTCACCCACCCGACACTCCCGACCTGTCCCGTaaaatcgtttgttttgtgtttgttaaaGTAGTTGGGTAGTACAGTCCTCCCACCCTTCACAGCGTTTCTTCGATCGTGTCGATCCACACAGCGCTAAAATCTTCCCCCTTTCCCCTGGCGGCTCACCGGTGAAGCCCTGCACGTACAAACAACTCGGCACGCCAAACGAACAAGACTTACATCGACCATCGTGAGATTATAGTTAAATTAGTAACGGATAACTTTACTGCCACTTCTGTTCGTTATTTTGTTcctctacttcttcttcttcttcttctacatcCAGCACAAATGTGGGAGTCGCAAACACTTTGTCTCCTTTCCcaccgctttttttttgttttgttaaatggTTATGTTTTGCTGCTATTTAGTTTGCATATAATATTCAATAACATCCCTTCGCCTGCTTAAGTGGTATCGCGCCGCATTCCATCGCATGTAGTTTGGCGTTACATTGTTCAGAGTGtgtggggagggagggggtgaTGTACGTAAGTACCAACCGCCCCAGAAAACAGGAAAGGAAAGAtagaaacacacgcacacagtatCACGTAAATTTAGGTAACGGCTAGGTAACGGCCTACGTGTAACGCTACTCAGCGCTGCAAAGTGTCATGATCATCACGAGatgttcaccaacgaaaacaatgaacatatccgtggtagtttgatgttcattgctgatactcattGCACTCATTGCTGAAAGTGCGTCATGGCATGCCGAATGGGACGTACGAGTGCTTGAGTCAAACCCGATACACAGACTGACAAGCTGagtctggctgtgaacagggctgccaaatgccactgtttcagtcaccaacactcatgactgaaacgaagctcaaatccgCTCATGTACacaactgtgatgatcaggggtgagactcaaacagttgatgGACCAATCAAATGCTTGGTGActttttgtttagcacccaatTCTTGgacactcacttggtcacgacatgtTCTGCGAAACGCTTGTGgtttcaaaaaacaaaatgaacatgctttctcgctctgtctacTTTGATTGTCTGTTTGGTCAAACAGTGCGAGAAAACAtgatcattttgttttttcgaaCCCCTCGCACGtaccgcatatctcccatgacaATGGTGATAATCACTgacagaaaatgtcgcgaccaagcgacagaccaagagttggttgcacaaactgtcaccaagcatgtgatggtcgcaccaactggttgagtctcacctctgatcatctctGATCTCTGatgtcacgaagcatgcattggtcacaccaatcgagttttgagtatcacctctgattttgaatattgagtacgtgacgctgacatatgttttgattctgtcagatttttttatgacattgataatgacattttgcagcactgacgATACCTTTCGCACTGGACATTACGCTTTGGCGACAGCGGTGCGGTGACCATTTCACCTTTCTGCCGTCCTGCTGTGTTGCATGCTGTACAAGGCCTGTAGGACAAATGTcgtagacaaaaaaaaaaaaaaacaagtgtaGGCGAGCCTCCTCTTGCCGAAGGTCCTCAAGAAATCGCGCGTCCTTACTCTTGAGGATAAAATAACAATGagtttactttttcttttgcgcGCGCCTGTGTGTTTAAGTTAAGTAAACATGTTTACAGGTTCACCTGTGTACTTGtctcccctccctccccctacCCCTGATTTGCTCCCCGTCTCGCCTGTTTTGGGGCCGTGAACAGTCCGCATTATTTCCTAGACATTAGACATTAAGCTAGTTTCGaagggtgtgtatgtgtgggagCTACCTTCAGCGCCTCCGTCCCGCCGGCTCTGCCGTGGCCAGTGCCACTCCGCCGCACTCCCTCAGACGATGCCCGGCTTCACgtccatctgctgctgctgctgctggctgacGTGCTCCAGGCCCGGGCTGGGCGTGTGcgcgtggtgctgctgctgctgatgatgatggtgatgatgctgctgctgctgttgctgctgatgatgatgatgtgcgtGATGTGGATGATGCGAATGCGGGTGATGGTGATGTGTGCCGGTGCCTGGTtgatggtgttgctgctgctgatgggacAGTCCGGGCGAGCCCATCGAGTGGCAGGAGCCACCGCCGAGCATACCGGGCGGACCACCGCCCATCACGCCGTGCGCTCCGGCCAGCCCGCCCAGCGGTCCGCCGTGTAGATGGTCAGCGACCGAGCCGCCGGTGACGCCACCCGCGCCACCCTCCTCCCCATCGCTGCAGTGCGCGTCCATCGGTTGCTGTTGGGCCTGTGAGGTAGTGCCTTTTTTGGTGCTCTCGTTCCCGTTGCCGCTGGACCGGCCGCTCGTACTGTTGCCCTCGCTGGCCGCACTGTTTCCGCCGCCTCCGCCGGCACTGGCCGAGCTGGCCGCTCCGGAACCGCTgcctccaccaccactgctCGTGCCCGATCCAGGTCCAGCATTACCTGCACctccactaccaccaccaccaccaccaccaccactaccaccaccactagcaCCGCCGCCAGCACCGCtagcaccaccgccgccgccgccgccgctgccaccgccgctCGCGCCGCCGCCGTTGTGGGTTTTGACGTGTTTCGCTAAATGATCACTTCGCATGAATCGTTTGTTACAAACCGGGCAAGCAAATCGTTTCTCACCTGTGTGCGTGCGCAGATGCCGCTGCAGCTCGTCGGAGCGCGTGAAGCGCTTGCCGCAGAACAGCCAGTTGCAGACGAACGGCCGCTCGCCGGTATGCCACCGGAGGTGCGCCTTCAGGTGGCTCGTCTTCCCGTACACCTTGCCGCAGCCGGGTATGTGGCAGCTGTGGATGTTCTTCTTGCGCAGGTGCACGCCGGCGGGCCCGAGCCGCTCCGCCTCCTGACAGTTGGGGCAGTCGCAGGTCGCCCGGCCGGAGTAGCGCCGCTGGCTGCGCGGCGACGGTGCCTGCGGGGCGCTCGGTGGCGGTGCCGGCGAACCTCCCGCGTGCGGGCCGAGCCCGAACCCGCCGGCCGCGGACTGGCCGACGCTCACGCCGCCCGGCTGCAGCATGCTCTTGTAGCAGCTGTCCTGCAGCAGGTGCTGGCCGGAGCCGAGCAGATGGGCGGTGTTGGTGAGGGACGCGTGCGTCAGCGTCGAGGCGTAATGCTCCGAGCCGCTCACCGAggcggccgccgccgacgcGGCATAGTTCGCCATCGTGGCCGCGTGCATGCCGGCGGCCGCGCTCGTGCCGATGTCCAGCCAGCTGCCGGCCGCCCCGTGCATGTCCCACCAGCCGGTCGGCGTGCCGTGGCCCCCGTTGCTGCCCAGCCCGTTCGCGTCCGGCTTGCCGACCGCGTTGAACGGATGCCAGTCGTACGGGTGGCGGCCGTACACCGAGCCGAgctgggcggcggcggccgccgccgccgctgccgacGAGCTCGCCTGGCCCGGGCCGCCCCCGTCGCCGCCGACCTTGCCGCCGAGCGCGTGCTGCAGGCTGTGGTGGGCGTTGTCCGCCCCGCAGCCACCCGGCGATCCGGACGCGCCGGAAAAGTAAAGAtcactgggttttttttggttgtttttttttgttggcgagcgggatgagagagagagagagaaagagggagagagggagataggGGAGTGAGGTCCCGAAgaagaaaccaaaaataaggaaaaatCAATCGTAGATGAgtttggaagaaaaaagagTGCAACAGAAAGGGATAGATATatagagagatggagagataCATTGAGAGAGAAATatatacagagagagagagagagagagaaatagagggAAAAGTGTAGATGCACATGTGTAAAGGTTGACACATTTGGCAGAACGTTCGATGGCACAGGgaagaaacagagagaaagagagaaaaagagaaaaagagagagagagaaagagagataagAAAAACGAGAAAAGAGAATTAACATGCATCGATCAGCAAacctttgtgtatgtgtgtaataGTGTGGGTTTGAGGTTGTGTGTGCGTCAAAAGCCATTTTACTAAAAGTCTATCCAGTGATGACAGAAGTATAGCTGATTCTGTTTGTCTGCCCTTCTGTTGACACTAATCTTCCTGTTTGACAGGTGGAACCATCTTTCCTCCActacaacaaaaccaaaaaggaACTAATTTAAATTGGTTCCGGAGAAATATTCCTCAGCTCAGAATTGGGGATCATCCCAATTCTTGAGATAACTTGAGACGACCTTTGTTACTGCCATAGGATACCGTCCCAAGATACTTCAATACTCCTCAACTTGTGCTCTAATCAAAAATACTTCATTCAGTTATTCTCTGGACAAGGCTTTCAGTATACAACATTTCTTGGGATCTTGGGATCTAACCCTAGAGGTAGCCTGCGAATAAGGAGCCAAAGCTTGCCAAGCACATTGATTCTAGAACATAGCTCTTCCTGTGAGTGGAGCTTAAGCGTAGAACAAGATAACATTGACGCCTCTTTTACATTTGTCTTGCATTGGATGTGTTGGATCTAGTCCACAGGACGATAGAAGGATCTAAAACCTCGTATAGACCTAAAACCTGCCCTAGAGGAATCGTCTCTGGATCAAAATCAAAGAACTGGAAAGAACTACTAGATCCAATTGATAGATCATCTTGAACAAACATACTATCTACCTTGACTGACATATTGAAACTTTcactgtctttctctctctctctctctccatatTTCATACTTTAAAATTCTactcaacaaacaaaatttgtaaattctcgtttccaatCTCTCTTTcgacatgcacacatacacacacacacactaaaacaaCACGCACACTAAAACAAACGACACAAACGAAAGTACGATTAACATTGGGAAGTGGCCCTTACCTGGACGTCAGATTCGCCATCGGGCTGATGGTGGACGAGCTTCCGGACGACGAGAGCCGCCCAAGCGACGACTGCAGCACAGAATTGCCACCCAGCCCTCCCCCACCGCCTCCTCCACCGCCACCtcctccgccgccgccgccgcctccacCGCCAGCGCTGCTAACGCCCGAGCcgttgccaccgccgcccAGCCCGACCGACTGTGTGTTCGAGGGTGAGTGGGGCCCGGACGAGATCGGGCTCTTCTTCCACGGGTGGAACCCTTTGCCGACGGCCGCGTCCGCCAACGGTGGCGGCGACTTGCTGGACAGTTTGTTGCACTGTGCCGCCAGCATCGCTAGCGGTGTGCCGCGCAATCCCGGATGTTCCTGCAGGCGCGCACAGAGCGCACGGAGagaagaaatagaagaaggaCAAGACACAAATTAAAGATTAGTTGACGGTGGCGGAATTTAAGCAAATAGTTGCTTGCAAAAATTAAAGGACAAGGGTAAGGTTTGACTTTTTTTCTCGCGTTGCAGTTACATACGTTGCGGGCGCCCAAGCTGTACTGCGGACACTATTCAGCTTGTAACGAAGTTAAACAAAGTACTCATTCAAACGCTACCCCACCATTTACAGGCTCCTTCTCGCTCACTCACGCTCGGCACAGATTGTCGGAAACTATCAAGATCACAAAAGGATATCTCGCATACGTTCGGGCCACGTTCTTACACTCTGGGGGTACCTTCTTGGGGTGCTTTCGGGCGTTGGGCCCTCGCTTTGTGTTTGGGGTTTCAATCCTAAAAGAGCtccgttgaaaaaaaaaaataagaaacacaaaaatgaaGGCCCCGTGAGACCCGGCGCTGGCCCCGGCCGTCCATCATAATTCGTCGGCTGATTATAATTCGTTTCCGACGACGGGCCCTAATTCACAACTTCCTTGGGCGGTGGCGGCCGGCGTCAAGCGGCGGGCTCGTCGTCTTTGTTTTTACGAACCCACCCGTAGCATGACGGTGCCCGAAAACAGGTGATTTAATGGGCTCCCCGTGATCACCGTGGACGCGGGACACCCGTTCCGCTGCCTGCCGCGCCCTTTCCTACGCTTCCGTCGCATCTGACACCGGCCCCGCCGCCACAATGAGCATTGAGTTTATGGGGATTTCGTGTCGTTTCtttgtcagtgtgtgtgtgtgtctgttttttcttcattctactcacttctttctcttctctaGGAACCTTTTcttttggtgtggtgtggtgtgtgctgttgttgttgttttcctaCTTCCTTCCCTGC is part of the Anopheles gambiae chromosome X, idAnoGambNW_F1_1, whole genome shotgun sequence genome and harbors:
- the LOC1272454 gene encoding transcription factor Sp9 isoform X2, with protein sequence MRRGSGMERHDPRHFYYNEELLTEHPGLRGTPLAMLAAQCNKLSSKSPPPLADAAVGKGFHPWKKSPISSGPHSPSNTQSVGLGGGGNGSGVSSAGGGGGGGGGGGGGGGGGGGGLGGNSVLQSSLGRLSSSGSSSTISPMANLTSSDLYFSGASGSPGGCGADNAHHSLQHALGGKVGGDGGGPGQASSSAAAAAAAAAQLGSVYGRHPYDWHPFNAVGKPDANGLGSNGGHGTPTGWWDMHGAAGSWLDIGTSAAAGMHAATMANYAASAAAASVSGSEHYASTLTHASLTNTAHLLGSGQHLLQDSCYKSMLQPGGVSVGQSAAGGFGLGPHAGGSPAPPPSAPQAPSPRSQRRYSGRATCDCPNCQEAERLGPAGVHLRKKNIHSCHIPGCGKVYGKTSHLKAHLRWHTGERPFVCNWLFCGKRFTRSDELQRHLRTHTAKHVKTHNGGGASGGGSGGGGGGGASGAGGGASGGGSGGGGGGGGSGGAGNAGPGSGTSSGGGGSGSGAASSASAGGGGGNSAASEGNSTSGRSSGNGNESTKKGTTSQAQQQPMDAHCSDGEEGGAGGVTGGSVADHLHGGPLGGLAGAHGVMGGGPPGMLGGGSCHSMGSPGLSHQQQQHHQPGTGTHHHHPHSHHPHHAHHHHQQQQQQQHHHHHHQQQQHHAHTPSPGLEHVSQQQQQQMDVKPGIV
- the LOC1272454 gene encoding transcription factor Sp9 isoform X1, with protein sequence MLTDMSPSAGAQFYSTQIPAMGMNITNIATHMQKPSEHPGLRGTPLAMLAAQCNKLSSKSPPPLADAAVGKGFHPWKKSPISSGPHSPSNTQSVGLGGGGNGSGVSSAGGGGGGGGGGGGGGGGGGGGLGGNSVLQSSLGRLSSSGSSSTISPMANLTSSDLYFSGASGSPGGCGADNAHHSLQHALGGKVGGDGGGPGQASSSAAAAAAAAAQLGSVYGRHPYDWHPFNAVGKPDANGLGSNGGHGTPTGWWDMHGAAGSWLDIGTSAAAGMHAATMANYAASAAAASVSGSEHYASTLTHASLTNTAHLLGSGQHLLQDSCYKSMLQPGGVSVGQSAAGGFGLGPHAGGSPAPPPSAPQAPSPRSQRRYSGRATCDCPNCQEAERLGPAGVHLRKKNIHSCHIPGCGKVYGKTSHLKAHLRWHTGERPFVCNWLFCGKRFTRSDELQRHLRTHTAKHVKTHNGGGASGGGSGGGGGGGASGAGGGASGGGSGGGGGGGGSGGAGNAGPGSGTSSGGGGSGSGAASSASAGGGGGNSAASEGNSTSGRSSGNGNESTKKGTTSQAQQQPMDAHCSDGEEGGAGGVTGGSVADHLHGGPLGGLAGAHGVMGGGPPGMLGGGSCHSMGSPGLSHQQQQHHQPGTGTHHHHPHSHHPHHAHHHHQQQQQQQHHHHHHQQQQHHAHTPSPGLEHVSQQQQQQMDVKPGIV